The sequence GAGCTCGCCATCCGTGAGCACCTCGACGTGTCGGCCACCCGGTACTACCGGCTGCTCGCCGAGCTGACGGACTCCAGGGAGGCCGAGGCGTACGACCCGCTGGTGGTGCGCCGGCTCCGCCTTGCCCGCGATCGCCGGCGCCGGGCGCGCTACGAGGGGCGGGCGGACGGGCGGCCCCAGATCCGGTGA is a genomic window of Acidimicrobiales bacterium containing:
- a CDS encoding DUF3263 domain-containing protein, with product MPLSDRDRSILDFERIWWTLPGPKELAIREHLDVSATRYYRLLAELTDSREAEAYDPLVVRRLRLARDRRRRARYEGRADGRPQIR